A region from the Candidatus Neomarinimicrobiota bacterium genome encodes:
- the manA gene encoding mannose-6-phosphate isomerase, class I produces MSTANNSDCKDARPYRLENAIQNYPWGTRDHDAFIPKLLGLDPEPGQAYAELWMGVHPKAPSSIINLEEGPLSLSNWILDDPQKRLGTDKRHISLPYLFKVLSAGEALSIQAHPNKLQAENLHRVDAEHYPDDNHKPEIAVAIDHLDALVGFISDQEFSTLMETRPELKSLLSRDSSPIDTLKSGVQALFHIREKDSKYFADTTHQIYQCLSQKDNPDESEILYLEQYEKWGPEDIGLIFLFLLNRVHLEPGEAVFLSPGVPHAYLKGNIIECMANSDNVVRVGLTNKFCDAEALQNILVYDTESDYRVAQTRQGYQSEYATPVSEFRIKSLELPEGKSESFASRRSLTMFLLLEGEISLHWGGKDNSCTCVLKRGHTFITPANLSEFDISARMDSKLYLVEIP; encoded by the coding sequence ATGTCAACTGCCAATAATTCCGACTGTAAAGATGCAAGACCCTATCGCCTTGAAAATGCCATTCAGAACTATCCCTGGGGCACAAGAGACCATGACGCCTTCATCCCAAAACTCCTGGGGCTCGACCCAGAACCTGGACAAGCATATGCTGAATTATGGATGGGGGTTCACCCGAAGGCACCTTCATCGATAATCAATCTGGAAGAAGGTCCTCTCAGTCTCTCCAATTGGATTTTAGATGACCCACAGAAACGGCTGGGAACAGATAAGAGGCATATATCACTTCCCTATCTCTTTAAGGTACTGTCCGCTGGTGAAGCTCTCAGTATTCAAGCCCATCCAAACAAATTACAAGCTGAAAATCTCCATCGAGTGGATGCTGAACACTATCCTGATGATAATCACAAGCCCGAGATTGCTGTTGCCATCGATCATTTAGATGCACTGGTTGGGTTTATCTCAGACCAGGAATTTTCTACGCTTATGGAAACTCGTCCTGAGCTCAAATCATTGTTAAGCAGAGATTCCAGCCCCATTGATACCCTTAAAAGTGGTGTTCAAGCCCTGTTTCATATTAGAGAGAAGGATTCAAAATATTTTGCTGATACCACACACCAGATTTATCAATGTCTCAGTCAAAAAGATAACCCTGATGAATCAGAGATCCTTTACCTGGAGCAATATGAGAAGTGGGGGCCGGAGGATATTGGGCTCATTTTTCTGTTCTTGTTGAATAGAGTTCACCTGGAACCGGGTGAAGCAGTATTTTTATCTCCTGGTGTCCCCCATGCCTACCTAAAGGGCAATATCATTGAGTGTATGGCGAACTCTGATAATGTCGTTCGAGTGGGATTAACTAACAAATTTTGCGATGCTGAGGCGCTTCAGAACATACTCGTCTATGATACGGAATCCGATTATCGGGTTGCTCAAACCAGGCAGGGGTATCAGAGTGAGTATGCCACTCCGGTGTCGGAGTTCAGAATCAAATCACTTGAATTGCCAGAGGGAAAATCTGAATCATTCGCATCCCGAAGAAGTCTGACTATGTTCTTGCTTTTGGAAGGAGAGATCAGTTTACACTGGGGTGGGAAGGATAATTCCTGCACCTGTGTGTTGAAACGGGGTCATACCTTTATCACTCCAGCAAATTTGAGTGAATTCGATATATCAGCTCGCATGGACTCGAAGCTGTATCTGGTTGAGATCCCCTAG
- a CDS encoding DUF3667 domain-containing protein has product MSKQKPRIPQRTECLNCGSPLSAQFCPECGQKNKDYSLTFKDFFSDFLEELLDVDSRVLRSLRLLFTKPGFLTSEYVRGRRVRYIPPVRIYLVASVLFFLSLTLKTLLPSVQSNEFFKEITETGNLDNALENALEAKQTASSNDVLSYEGSGLVPVDPDSSQSGMQLSLGGGQYDVNQGDFLSNFSDNFAKMMFLLLPVAALQLKALYWRRKKLYIEHLVFSIHVHAFIFSLLILTIILDFKLTMWLVIISSLIYLFIAMRQFYGQSYSKTATKMVLLLLSYGVTTILVMTLTLVATAVGLVMGNS; this is encoded by the coding sequence ATGAGTAAACAAAAGCCAAGAATACCGCAACGAACGGAATGTCTAAACTGTGGCTCACCCCTCAGCGCACAATTTTGTCCGGAGTGCGGACAGAAAAACAAGGATTACAGCCTCACATTTAAGGATTTTTTCTCAGATTTCTTAGAAGAACTGCTTGATGTTGATTCTCGTGTATTGAGATCTCTGAGACTTCTTTTTACCAAACCAGGCTTCTTGACCTCTGAGTATGTGAGGGGTCGCAGAGTCAGATACATACCGCCCGTTCGAATATATCTGGTCGCCAGCGTCCTTTTTTTTCTATCACTCACGCTTAAAACCCTCCTCCCAAGCGTTCAGAGTAATGAATTCTTTAAGGAAATTACTGAAACAGGTAACCTTGATAATGCTTTGGAGAATGCACTGGAAGCCAAGCAGACTGCATCGAGCAATGATGTGTTGAGTTATGAGGGGTCTGGGCTGGTACCCGTAGATCCTGATAGTTCCCAATCAGGGATGCAATTGTCCTTAGGAGGGGGGCAATATGATGTCAATCAAGGTGATTTTCTGTCCAATTTTAGTGATAATTTCGCAAAAATGATGTTCCTTTTGCTTCCCGTGGCAGCGCTTCAACTAAAGGCACTCTACTGGCGCAGAAAAAAACTCTACATTGAGCATCTCGTTTTCAGCATTCACGTCCATGCCTTTATTTTTAGTCTCCTTATTTTGACCATCATTTTGGACTTTAAATTGACCATGTGGCTTGTAATAATTTCAAGTTTGATATATTTATTTATCGCCATGAGACAATTTTATGGGCAATCCTATTCCAAAACTGCCACAAAAATGGTGCTGTTGCTCCTTAGCTATGGAGTAACTACCATATTGGTTATGACACTTACACTGGTTGCTACAGCGGTCGGTCTTGTCATGGGCAATTCTTGA
- a CDS encoding GNAT family N-acetyltransferase encodes MMIFGNARVTASRLEKIQQQHPLLLIAYDGERPIGFKLGYVIEGVRTFFSWLGGVDSNYRRQGIAQALLDFQEHHVKNVGIATIYFTTFDRFPAMIQLGKKNNYVKVKTALEGGEKKYWFEKQLL; translated from the coding sequence ATGATGATATTTGGAAATGCCAGAGTTACTGCATCCCGATTGGAGAAGATTCAGCAACAGCACCCGCTCCTTTTAATTGCCTATGATGGTGAACGTCCAATTGGTTTTAAACTGGGATATGTGATAGAAGGGGTCCGAACGTTCTTTTCCTGGTTGGGTGGAGTAGATTCTAACTATCGGCGACAGGGTATAGCCCAGGCTCTGCTTGATTTTCAGGAGCATCATGTTAAAAATGTGGGGATTGCTACCATTTATTTTACCACTTTCGATCGATTCCCAGCAATGATTCAGCTTGGCAAAAAGAATAATTATGTCAAGGTGAAGACAGCACTGGAAGGTGGCGAGAAAAAATACTGGTTCGAGAAACAACTTCTCTAG